From the Bacillus tuaregi genome, one window contains:
- a CDS encoding YrrS family protein has protein sequence MKDNKQPLNEKSRSLLRSKRRKTNIILNSLIIIVFLLIIFVSVKIFFGSDETASEKKNLAGADSSIIAERAQSTEENSSEKKVQDKEKSSDDEKSQNKKEEQNDQAEDDVDREQEKADKEKDKEKDKDKNKKDVEDEAVVTEGGSNQDVKKTIVNPGWEPLETSQAEPKPNEYGGQNWDEMVQAITYATGIDESNMTIIFLGNNGPNKSVGTILEKDTQQKYRVYIDWVEGSGWQPTMVEELNG, from the coding sequence GTGAAAGACAATAAGCAGCCCTTAAATGAAAAATCTCGTTCGTTGCTTCGGTCGAAAAGACGAAAAACCAATATTATATTAAATAGCTTAATAATCATTGTTTTCTTATTAATTATATTTGTATCCGTTAAGATTTTCTTCGGGAGTGATGAGACTGCCAGTGAGAAAAAAAATCTTGCGGGTGCAGACAGCAGCATTATTGCAGAAAGAGCTCAATCAACAGAAGAGAACAGTAGCGAAAAGAAAGTGCAGGACAAAGAAAAGTCAAGTGATGATGAAAAATCACAAAATAAGAAAGAAGAGCAGAATGATCAGGCCGAAGATGATGTAGATCGTGAGCAAGAAAAGGCTGATAAAGAAAAAGATAAAGAAAAAGATAAAGATAAAAATAAGAAGGATGTTGAGGATGAGGCAGTTGTTACAGAAGGAGGCAGCAATCAAGATGTAAAGAAGACGATTGTCAATCCTGGATGGGAACCGCTTGAGACATCACAAGCTGAACCAAAACCAAATGAATACGGTGGGCAGAACTGGGACGAAATGGTCCAGGCTATTACGTACGCTACTGGTATAGATGAAAGTAATATGACGATAATATTTCTAGGTAATAATGGTCCAAATAAATCAGTTGGTACGATTCTGGAAAAGGATACACAACAAAAATATCGCGTTTATATCGATTGGGTAGAAGGCTCTGGCTGGCAGCCTACAATGGTAGAAGAATTAAACGGTTAG